Proteins co-encoded in one Halorussus lipolyticus genomic window:
- a CDS encoding HEAT repeat domain-containing protein: MGVVSSLSFELSEEIDESGKTHPLGELSVTLDTTPVPDFPGTISFTRSVFSFEWCFTPALRSIPTFLAGQPVRIFTFEYDEWWALPRDEDTVYFVWKTGNGTPDERPPTPIKKSALAWALVTYCRKTTHFDAEGERERAALSIARKAIAIYESSSSVALDDYRELRAFEWLLCDWCLSKFPRSQPQLYDSDTLETVLSWVRESEDDELAVAAYETLFGETELREETLNRMIEKPDSRLLDTGITGWEFRDDLAAKWVTLLRNIVEEADELPVPEGEAVDSITVGLYAHNDRRVRRRAAELLGEIGGPRATEKLKKLATGDDETVSQTARGLLESECE, from the coding sequence ATGGGAGTAGTTTCGTCACTTTCGTTCGAACTGAGCGAAGAGATAGACGAGTCAGGGAAGACCCATCCACTCGGTGAACTCTCGGTCACGCTCGATACGACTCCGGTTCCTGATTTTCCGGGAACGATATCATTCACTCGTAGTGTCTTTTCTTTCGAGTGGTGTTTCACGCCAGCGTTGCGGTCGATACCGACGTTCTTGGCGGGGCAACCAGTAAGGATATTCACCTTCGAGTACGACGAATGGTGGGCGCTACCACGAGACGAAGACACCGTGTATTTCGTCTGGAAAACAGGGAATGGAACTCCAGATGAACGCCCGCCGACGCCGATCAAGAAATCTGCACTTGCATGGGCGCTCGTGACGTACTGCCGCAAGACCACGCACTTCGACGCAGAGGGGGAGCGTGAACGGGCGGCCCTATCAATCGCCCGAAAAGCGATTGCGATCTACGAGTCCTCGTCTTCCGTTGCTCTCGATGATTATCGAGAGTTACGGGCTTTCGAATGGCTCCTGTGTGATTGGTGCCTCTCGAAATTTCCCCGATCACAGCCCCAACTCTACGACTCCGATACGCTTGAAACAGTCCTTTCGTGGGTTCGCGAGAGCGAAGACGACGAGCTCGCCGTAGCTGCTTACGAGACGCTGTTCGGAGAAACAGAACTTCGGGAAGAGACACTCAACCGAATGATAGAAAAGCCTGATTCGAGACTTCTCGATACGGGGATAACCGGTTGGGAGTTCCGGGATGACCTCGCGGCCAAATGGGTGACCTTGCTTCGCAATATTGTTGAGGAAGCCGACGAGCTTCCAGTTCCAGAGGGTGAGGCAGTTGATTCGATTACGGTTGGCCTGTACGCGCACAACGACCGGCGAGTGCGCCGGCGAGCGGCCGAGTTACTTGGTGAGATCGGGGGACCGCGGGCGACGGAGAAACTAAAAAAGCTCGCTACCGGAGACGACGAAACTGTGAGTCAGACCGCACGCGGCCTCTTGGAGAGTGAGTGCGAATGA